GCCGTAGCTGCGATACACATCCAGGTGCAGCGGGCGCAGCCGGCCCAGCCGCGCCGCCACGCGCGTCACCGACGCATCAATCCATTCCCAGGCATCCGCAAGCCGCTGGCCAATCTCCATCCGGCAAACCTACGGCGGGCGGGAGAACTGAAAGGGTAAAGCTGGATTCTGACCAACGAAAGCGACCGCAAAAAAAGACCGGCTGCCTAAGCAGCTGGCCTTCGACTTTTCGAGTGGCGAACAATGCGCCGCACTTCGCAGTGCGTCCCTTTCTTCAGCATCCGAAACGCTCCACTCTCTGCACACATATACTGCGCGGCTCCGAAAAAAGCTGCCTCACCCCGCGCGCCAAATCTGCGTAGAAGGCACCTCTAAGCCCCGCCTTTTATGACCGCCACCCCCGCCCTACCCCGCCCTAAAACCCGCAAGAAGGACCTGCCGCCCATCCACGAGCTGGCGGCCCATGAGCTGTACAAAGACCCCGCCCGCCAGGCCGAGCTGGCCGGCCTGCGCTATGCCACCGACGCCGGCCCCGGTCTGCGCCGCGAGGTCGGGGCCAGCCAGGGCGAGTTCACGTATTTTGACGCAAAAGGGAAAAGAATTGAGGATGAAAAGACGCTGGCCCGCATCCAGAGCTTCGTGATTCCGCCGGCCTGGACGGAGGTGTGGATTGCGCCTAATGCCAACTTTCACCTCCAGGTGACGGGCCACGATGCGGCCGGCCGCAAGCAGTATCGCTACCACCCGGACTGGGACGCGGCCCGCTCGCTCACCAAGTTCTCGCGCCTGCTGGCGTTCGGCCAGCGGCTGGGCGAGTTACGTGCGCAGCTGCGCCGCGACCTGGCCCGCCCCGGCCTCGACCGCGACAAGGTAGTAGCGCTGGTGCTCACGCTCATGGACCAGTCGTTCATTCGCATTGGTAATGAGGAGTATGCGAAGAAAAACAAGAGCTATGGCCTCACCACGCTGCTCGACAAGCACGCCCAGATTGAGGGCAGCGACGTGCGCTTCACGTTCGTGGGCAAGAAGGGGGTAGCCCACGACGTGACCATCCACGACCGCCGGCTGGCGCGGCTGGTGCGCAAGTGCCAGGAGATTCCGGGCCAGCACCTGTTTCAGTTCTACGGTACCGATGGCCAGCGCCACCCCCTGGAGTCGGGCCACGTAAATGACTACCTGCACCAGCACACCGGCATCGCGCTCTCGGCCAAGGACTTCCGCACCTGGGGCGGCACCGTGAAAATGGTAGAGTGCCTCGAACACGCGCTGAACGGCGACGTGGAGCTGGCACCCGACAAAGCCATTCGCCAAGCCATCAAGGAAGTGGCCTCTAACTTGGGTAATACGCCCACGGTATGCTCCAAATACTATATTCATCCCCAGGTAACGGAGCTGTTCAAATCGGGCCGCCTCATCGAGTACCTGCGCCGCCACGATGCCGACCCGCAGGACCAGGACGACCTCTCGCCCACCGAGCACCTGGTGCTGGAAATGCTGGCGGAAGTTTGAGTGAGTAGTCGGTGATGGGTAAGAAAGAACGTCATGCTGACGAAAGAAGCATCTCTACCGCACGAAACCCGAACGGTGCGGTAGAGATGCTTCCTTCGTCAGCATGACGTTCTTTCTTACCCATTACTTATTCATCTGTCAGCCGATTATAGTTCTGGAAGCGTTGCTTCTTCCCTCCAGGTTCGGCGATATTGAGCGTACCATTCGATTCAGGCTCGTAGCGCAGGCGGCGGCGCGAGGTGGCGCGCAGCACATCCGGTCCCGCGCCGGCGTGAATGACGATTTTGAGGCCCCGGCCGGTTAGGTCGAATACGTCGGTGCTACCTAGCCCTTCGAGAGTTAGGCGCTTGGTTTCGCGGGTATAAAAAGTGCGCTGATAGAATAGCGAATCGGCCCCCAGACCCGCATTATACACGCGCACGGTGGTGGAATCGGGCGTGCGGACTACCGCAAAATAGTCGGGCTGCTCGGTGCCG
The genomic region above belongs to Hymenobacter psoromatis and contains:
- a CDS encoding DNA topoisomerase IB, which produces MTATPALPRPKTRKKDLPPIHELAAHELYKDPARQAELAGLRYATDAGPGLRREVGASQGEFTYFDAKGKRIEDEKTLARIQSFVIPPAWTEVWIAPNANFHLQVTGHDAAGRKQYRYHPDWDAARSLTKFSRLLAFGQRLGELRAQLRRDLARPGLDRDKVVALVLTLMDQSFIRIGNEEYAKKNKSYGLTTLLDKHAQIEGSDVRFTFVGKKGVAHDVTIHDRRLARLVRKCQEIPGQHLFQFYGTDGQRHPLESGHVNDYLHQHTGIALSAKDFRTWGGTVKMVECLEHALNGDVELAPDKAIRQAIKEVASNLGNTPTVCSKYYIHPQVTELFKSGRLIEYLRRHDADPQDQDDLSPTEHLVLEMLAEV